Proteins encoded in a region of the Streptomyces sp. NBC_01471 genome:
- a CDS encoding DUF3117 domain-containing protein, with protein sequence MAAMKPRTGDGPLEVTKEGRGIVMRVPLEGGGRLVVELTPDEADALGDALKKVVG encoded by the coding sequence ATGGCGGCCATGAAGCCGCGGACGGGCGACGGCCCGCTCGAGGTGACCAAGGAGGGGCGGGGCATCGTCATGCGCGTTCCGCTCGAAGGCGGCGGACGACTTGTTGTCGAGCTGACTCCGGACGAGGCCGATGCACTCGGCGACGCGCTGAAGAAGGTCGTCGGCTGA
- a CDS encoding O-methyltransferase yields MRQLRGQERAITANRQTSWAFADAFVAEDEALRWARDRARDSGLPSVSPGTGAALRLLAATTDAKAVAEIGTGTGVSGIYLLQGMRPDGVLTTVDPEPERQGFARQAFRSAGFAANRSRFIPGRALDVLPRLADGGYDLVFCDGDRLESLDVLAESLRLLRPGGLVCFEGVFADGRTVDSAAQPAEVLHLRDLLRTVRESQELLPSLLPVGDGLLCAVRLG; encoded by the coding sequence GTGCGCCAACTACGGGGACAGGAGAGGGCCATTACCGCCAACCGGCAGACGAGCTGGGCCTTCGCCGACGCGTTTGTCGCCGAGGACGAAGCCCTGCGCTGGGCCCGCGACCGGGCCCGCGACTCCGGCCTGCCCTCGGTCTCGCCCGGCACCGGTGCGGCACTGCGGCTGCTCGCCGCCACCACCGACGCCAAAGCGGTGGCCGAAATCGGTACGGGGACCGGCGTATCGGGCATCTACCTGCTCCAGGGCATGCGGCCGGACGGCGTGCTGACCACCGTCGACCCGGAGCCCGAGCGCCAGGGCTTCGCCCGTCAGGCCTTCCGCTCCGCCGGCTTCGCCGCGAACCGGTCGCGCTTCATCCCCGGCCGGGCCCTCGACGTACTGCCGCGCCTCGCGGACGGCGGGTACGACCTCGTGTTCTGCGACGGCGACCGGCTGGAGTCACTGGACGTGCTCGCTGAATCGTTGCGCCTGCTGCGGCCCGGCGGACTGGTGTGTTTCGAGGGGGTCTTCGCGGACGGCCGCACGGTCGACTCCGCCGCACAGCCCGCCGAAGTGCTGCACCTGCGTGACCTGCTGCGCACCGTGCGCGAGAGCCAGGAGCTGCTGCCCTCGCTCCTCCCGGTCGGTGACGGGCTGCTCTGCGCCGTACGTCTGGGCTGA
- a CDS encoding DUF1003 domain-containing protein, protein MRTRAGPARTSTRRRPPMTAEPTSRGRLDQPLAPKRRWLPEYDPESFGRTSERVARFLGTGRFIVWMTVVIVIWVVWNTWAPHALRFDPFPFIFLTLVLSLQASYAAPLILLAQNRQDDRDRVNLEQDRHQNERSIADTEYLTREIAALRMGLGEVATRDWIRSELQDLVKDMAERRQVFPRESDEADR, encoded by the coding sequence ATGAGGACGAGGGCCGGGCCGGCCCGGACGAGCACCCGGCGGAGGCCGCCGATGACCGCTGAGCCGACGTCCCGGGGCCGTCTCGACCAGCCGCTCGCGCCGAAGCGGCGCTGGCTGCCGGAGTACGACCCGGAGTCCTTCGGGCGGACATCGGAGCGGGTCGCGCGGTTCCTGGGGACCGGGCGGTTCATCGTCTGGATGACGGTCGTCATCGTCATCTGGGTGGTGTGGAACACCTGGGCCCCGCACGCGCTGCGCTTCGACCCGTTCCCCTTCATCTTCCTGACCCTGGTGCTCTCGCTCCAGGCCTCGTACGCGGCCCCGCTGATCCTCCTCGCGCAGAACCGCCAGGACGACCGGGACCGGGTCAATCTCGAACAGGACCGCCACCAGAACGAACGCTCCATCGCCGACACCGAGTACCTCACCCGGGAGATCGCCGCGCTCCGGATGGGCCTCGGCGAGGTCGCCACCCGTGACTGGATCCGGTCCGAACTCCAGGACCTGGTGAAGGACATGGCGGAGCGGCGGCAGGTATTCCCGCGAGAAAGTGACGAAGCCGACCGCTGA
- a CDS encoding Mrp/NBP35 family ATP-binding protein, which produces MAMEDAVREALATVNDPEIHRPITELGMVKSVDIGADGAVAVTVYLTVSGCPMRETITTNVTDAVARVEGVTAVSVELDVMSDEQRKELATSLRGGNAEREVPFAKPGSLTRVYAVASGKGGVGKSSVTVNLAAALAADGLKVGVVDADIYGHSVPRMLGAYGHPTQVENMIMPPSAHGVKVISIGMFTPGNAPVVWRGPMLHRALQQFLADVYWGDLDVLLLDLPPGTGDIAISVAQLVPNAEILVVTTPQQAAAEVAERAGSIAVQTHQKIVGVVENMSGLPCPHCDEMVDVFGTGGGQKVAEGLTKTTGATVPVLGSIPIDVRLREGGDEGKPVVLTDPGSPAGTALRAIADKLSSRQRGLAGMSLGVTPRNKF; this is translated from the coding sequence ATGGCTATGGAAGACGCGGTGCGTGAAGCACTGGCGACAGTGAACGACCCCGAGATCCACCGTCCGATCACCGAACTCGGCATGGTCAAATCGGTCGACATCGGAGCGGACGGGGCGGTCGCTGTCACGGTCTACCTCACCGTCTCCGGCTGCCCGATGCGCGAGACCATCACCACCAACGTCACCGACGCGGTCGCCCGCGTCGAGGGGGTGACAGCGGTCAGCGTCGAGCTGGACGTGATGAGCGACGAGCAGCGCAAGGAGCTCGCGACCTCGCTGCGCGGGGGCAACGCCGAGCGCGAGGTGCCCTTCGCCAAGCCCGGCTCGCTGACCCGGGTGTACGCGGTCGCGTCCGGGAAGGGCGGCGTCGGCAAGTCGTCGGTGACGGTCAACCTGGCCGCCGCGCTGGCCGCCGACGGGCTGAAGGTCGGCGTGGTCGACGCGGACATCTACGGGCACAGCGTGCCGCGGATGCTCGGCGCGTACGGTCACCCCACCCAGGTCGAGAACATGATCATGCCGCCGTCGGCGCACGGCGTGAAGGTCATCTCGATCGGCATGTTCACCCCGGGCAACGCCCCGGTGGTGTGGCGCGGCCCGATGCTGCACCGCGCACTCCAGCAGTTCCTGGCGGACGTCTACTGGGGCGACCTCGACGTGCTCCTGCTGGACCTGCCGCCGGGGACCGGCGACATCGCGATCTCGGTGGCGCAGCTGGTGCCGAACGCCGAGATCCTGGTGGTCACCACCCCGCAGCAGGCCGCGGCCGAGGTGGCCGAGCGGGCCGGCTCCATCGCCGTGCAGACGCACCAGAAGATCGTCGGTGTCGTCGAGAACATGTCGGGCCTGCCCTGCCCGCACTGCGACGAGATGGTCGACGTCTTCGGTACGGGCGGCGGGCAGAAGGTCGCCGAGGGCCTGACGAAGACCACCGGGGCGACCGTGCCGGTGCTCGGCTCCATCCCGATCGACGTACGGCTGCGCGAGGGCGGCGACGAGGGCAAGCCCGTCGTACTGACCGACCCGGGCTCCCCGGCGGGCACCGCGCTGCGCGCCATCGCGGACAAGCTGAGCAGCCGTCAGCGCGGTCTGGCGGGCATGTCGCTCGGGGTCACCCCGCGCAACAAGTTCTAG
- a CDS encoding S1C family serine protease has protein sequence MDDGRPTGPDANGWSRPTPPRTAARPTPEPPAPLSPAPLSPEPLSPAPENPGPPSQPPEPPAPARTPASGTQAAHLTGEAPAGRPRALHDPDPYGTPPCGGPGPWAPAPPVQQSPQWLRYDPWGTPPSPPSPPVREAIGEKGHRRRAVVVMVVVALVTGVIGGGLGAYSVLNGSFSDVRLPQAGRESPARAPGTVAGIAASALPSVVTLHVRGGDEADTGTGFVLDREGRILTNNHVVEPAGSAGDITVTFSGGESAKARVVGRDSGYDLAVVQVTGVSGLTPLPLGNSDNVQVGDPVVAIGAPFDLADTVTSGIISAKDRPITSGGGKNDGSDVSYVDALQTDAPINPGNSGGPLVDSKARVIGINSAIRAADDSSDTEGGQGGQGGSIGLGFAIPINQAKRVAEELINNGRAAHPVIGVTLDMKYAGDGARVAARANDGGPAVAPGGPGAAAGIEPGDIVTGVDGEQVHSAQDLIVRIRAHRPGDRLALTVRRDGRVRPVTLSLGSADGT, from the coding sequence ATGGACGACGGGAGGCCCACCGGGCCGGACGCCAACGGGTGGAGCAGGCCCACCCCGCCACGTACGGCGGCCCGTCCCACACCGGAACCTCCCGCGCCGTTGAGCCCCGCGCCGTTGAGCCCCGAGCCGTTGAGCCCCGCGCCCGAAAATCCAGGGCCGCCGTCCCAGCCCCCCGAACCCCCGGCACCTGCGCGGACCCCGGCGAGCGGCACCCAGGCAGCGCACCTGACAGGTGAAGCCCCTGCCGGTCGTCCACGGGCCCTGCACGACCCCGACCCCTACGGCACCCCGCCCTGCGGTGGTCCGGGCCCCTGGGCCCCCGCACCGCCCGTCCAGCAGTCCCCCCAGTGGCTGCGATACGACCCGTGGGGCACGCCCCCGTCACCGCCTTCGCCGCCCGTCCGGGAGGCGATCGGGGAAAAGGGACACCGGCGTCGAGCGGTCGTGGTCATGGTGGTCGTCGCGCTGGTCACCGGTGTCATCGGTGGCGGCCTGGGCGCGTACTCCGTGCTGAACGGCTCGTTCTCGGACGTACGGCTCCCGCAGGCAGGCAGGGAGAGCCCCGCCCGCGCGCCGGGCACCGTGGCGGGGATCGCCGCGAGCGCGCTGCCCAGCGTGGTCACCCTGCATGTCAGGGGAGGCGACGAGGCGGACACCGGTACCGGTTTCGTCCTCGACCGCGAGGGGCGCATCCTCACCAACAACCACGTGGTCGAACCCGCTGGTTCCGCCGGCGACATCACCGTCACGTTCAGCGGCGGTGAGAGCGCCAAAGCCCGGGTCGTCGGCAGGGACAGCGGCTACGACCTGGCCGTGGTCCAGGTCACCGGGGTGTCCGGACTCACCCCGCTGCCGCTGGGCAACTCCGACAACGTGCAGGTCGGCGACCCGGTCGTCGCCATCGGCGCCCCCTTCGACCTCGCGGACACGGTGACCTCCGGCATCATCAGCGCCAAGGACCGCCCGATCACGTCCGGCGGCGGGAAGAACGACGGCAGCGACGTCAGCTATGTCGACGCGCTCCAGACCGACGCCCCGATCAACCCGGGCAACTCGGGCGGCCCGCTCGTCGACAGCAAGGCCCGGGTCATCGGCATCAACAGCGCCATCCGCGCCGCCGACGACAGCTCGGACACCGAGGGCGGCCAGGGCGGCCAGGGCGGCTCGATCGGGCTCGGGTTCGCCATCCCCATCAACCAGGCGAAGCGCGTCGCCGAGGAACTGATCAACAACGGCAGGGCCGCCCACCCCGTGATCGGTGTCACACTCGACATGAAGTACGCGGGCGACGGCGCCCGGGTGGCGGCCCGGGCGAACGACGGCGGCCCGGCCGTGGCACCGGGGGGCCCGGGGGCCGCCGCGGGCATCGAGCCGGGGGACATCGTCACAGGTGTGGACGGTGAACAGGTGCACAGCGCGCAGGATCTGATCGTCAGGATCCGGGCACACCGGCCGGGCGACAGACTCGCTCTCACCGTCCGCAGGGACGGCCGCGTCCGGCCTGTGACCTTGTCTCTTGGATCAGCCGACGGCACATGA
- a CDS encoding magnesium transporter MgtE N-terminal domain-containing protein has protein sequence MAAGVPRIFVSHLAGVSVFDPNGDQVGRVRDLVAMLRVGTRPPRLLGLVVEVVGRRRIFLPMTRVTGIESGQVITTGVVNVRRFEQRPTERLVLGELLDRRVRLTGTDEQVTVLDVSVQQLPARRDWEIDKVFVRKGKGGALRRKGETLTVEWSGVTGFSLEEEGQGAESLVATFEELRPADLANVMHHLSPKRRAEVAAALDDDRLADVLEELPEDDQVEILGKLQEERAADVLEAMDPDDAADLLSELPEEDKERLLTLMRPDDAADVRRLLSYEERTAGGLMTTEPIVLRPDATIADALARVRKEDLSPALAAQVYVCRPPDETPTGKYLGAVHFQRLLRDPPFTLVGAIVDSDLPPLPPQATLPVLTSYLAAYNLLAAPVVDASGSLLGVVTVDDVLDHLLPSDWRETDFHQESGVPDDRQADDGRPDEDEGRAGPDEHPAEAADDR, from the coding sequence GGCCGGGTCCGCGACCTCGTCGCGATGCTGCGGGTCGGGACCCGCCCGCCCCGGCTGCTCGGGCTGGTCGTCGAGGTGGTCGGCCGCCGCCGGATCTTCCTGCCCATGACCCGGGTCACCGGTATCGAGTCGGGACAGGTCATCACCACCGGAGTGGTCAATGTGCGCCGCTTCGAACAGCGCCCCACCGAGCGGCTGGTCCTCGGCGAGCTGCTCGACCGGCGGGTGCGGCTGACCGGGACGGACGAGCAGGTGACCGTCCTCGACGTGTCCGTCCAGCAGCTGCCGGCCCGCCGTGACTGGGAGATCGACAAGGTCTTCGTACGGAAGGGGAAGGGCGGCGCGCTGCGGCGCAAGGGCGAGACGCTGACGGTCGAGTGGTCGGGGGTCACCGGTTTCTCGCTGGAGGAGGAGGGGCAGGGCGCGGAGAGCCTGGTCGCCACCTTCGAGGAGCTGCGCCCGGCCGACCTCGCCAATGTGATGCACCATCTGTCGCCCAAGCGCCGGGCGGAGGTGGCCGCCGCCCTCGACGACGACCGGCTCGCCGACGTGCTGGAGGAACTGCCCGAGGACGACCAGGTGGAGATCCTCGGCAAGCTCCAGGAGGAGCGCGCGGCCGACGTCCTGGAGGCGATGGACCCGGACGACGCGGCCGACCTGCTGAGCGAGCTGCCCGAGGAGGACAAGGAGCGGCTGCTGACCCTGATGCGGCCGGACGACGCGGCCGATGTGCGGCGGCTGCTCTCCTACGAGGAGCGGACCGCGGGCGGGCTGATGACGACCGAGCCGATCGTGCTGCGCCCGGACGCGACGATCGCCGACGCGCTGGCCCGCGTACGCAAGGAGGACCTCTCCCCCGCGCTGGCCGCGCAGGTGTACGTGTGCAGGCCGCCGGACGAGACGCCGACCGGGAAGTACCTGGGCGCGGTGCACTTCCAGCGGCTGCTGCGCGATCCGCCGTTCACGCTGGTCGGCGCGATCGTGGACAGCGACCTCCCGCCGCTGCCGCCGCAGGCCACGCTGCCGGTGCTGACCAGCTATCTCGCCGCGTACAACCTGCTCGCGGCGCCCGTCGTGGACGCGAGCGGCTCGCTGCTCGGGGTGGTCACCGTCGACGACGTGCTCGACCACCTGCTGCCGAGCGACTGGCGCGAGACCGACTTCCACCAGGAGTCCGGTGTGCCCGACGACCGGCAGGCCGACGACGGCCGGCCCGATGAGGACGAGGGCCGGGCCGGCCCGGACGAGCACCCGGCGGAGGCCGCCGATGACCGCTGA
- a CDS encoding DNA-3-methyladenine glycosylase I, translated as MTSDAVPGADGKLRCPWGVSTEDYVEYHDTEWGRPVHGDDALYERLCLEAFQSGLSWITILRRREGFRKAYSGFGIAGVAAFTDADRDRLLADPGIIRNRAKIDATLANARELAGWAPGALSALIWSYAPDPAARPAPRRLADIPAVTAESTALARELKKRGLRFVGPTTAYALMQACGLVDDHLADCFARRTPAGR; from the coding sequence GTGACCTCGGACGCCGTCCCCGGGGCGGACGGGAAGCTGCGCTGTCCGTGGGGGGTGTCCACCGAGGACTACGTCGAGTACCACGACACCGAGTGGGGCCGTCCGGTCCACGGCGACGACGCGCTGTACGAACGGCTCTGCCTGGAGGCGTTCCAGTCGGGGCTCTCCTGGATCACGATCCTGCGCCGCCGCGAGGGATTCCGTAAGGCCTACTCCGGGTTCGGCATCGCCGGGGTGGCCGCCTTCACCGACGCCGACCGGGACCGCCTGCTCGCCGACCCGGGGATCATCCGCAACCGCGCCAAGATCGACGCGACCCTCGCCAACGCCCGGGAGCTCGCGGGCTGGGCGCCCGGCGCGCTCTCCGCGCTGATCTGGTCGTACGCCCCGGATCCGGCCGCCCGCCCGGCGCCCCGCCGCCTCGCCGACATCCCCGCGGTCACCGCGGAGTCCACGGCGCTGGCCAGGGAGCTCAAGAAGCGCGGCCTGCGCTTTGTCGGCCCGACCACGGCCTACGCCCTGATGCAGGCGTGCGGTCTGGTCGACGACCACTTGGCGGACTGCTTCGCCAGGCGGACGCCCGCGGGCCGCTGA
- the sigE gene encoding RNA polymerase sigma factor SigE, which produces MVGALLDTTRADRGGAAAPVDRGGVLRRFLRSAGEPKSVTDIADSSSAADSVQTATFASDADAQTWTPPSWEEIVSTHSGRVYRLAYRLTGNQHDAEDLTQEVFVRVFRSLSTYTPGTFEGWLHRITTNLFLDMVRRKQRIRFDALGDDAAERLPSREPSPQQVFHDTHFDADVQQALDTLAPEFRAAVVLCDIEGLSYEEIAATLGVKLGTVRSRIHRGRSHLRKALKHRSPEARRAEQRALAGVAPGLDGEDGTA; this is translated from the coding sequence ATGGTAGGGGCTCTACTGGACACCACCAGAGCCGACAGGGGAGGTGCGGCTGCGCCTGTGGATCGGGGAGGAGTGCTGCGGCGCTTTCTCAGGTCGGCGGGTGAGCCGAAATCCGTGACCGACATTGCTGACAGCTCCAGCGCTGCTGACTCGGTACAGACCGCGACTTTCGCCTCAGACGCGGACGCGCAGACATGGACTCCGCCCTCGTGGGAGGAGATCGTCAGCACGCACAGCGGCCGGGTCTACCGGCTCGCCTACCGCCTGACCGGCAACCAGCATGACGCCGAGGACCTCACCCAGGAAGTCTTCGTCCGCGTCTTCCGCTCGCTGTCGACGTACACGCCGGGCACGTTCGAGGGCTGGCTGCACCGCATCACCACCAACCTCTTCCTGGACATGGTCCGCCGCAAGCAGCGGATCCGCTTCGACGCCCTCGGGGACGACGCGGCAGAGCGGCTGCCGAGCCGTGAGCCGTCACCGCAGCAGGTCTTCCACGACACGCACTTCGACGCGGACGTCCAGCAGGCGCTGGACACCCTGGCACCGGAGTTCCGTGCGGCAGTCGTCCTCTGTGACATCGAGGGGCTGTCGTACGAGGAGATCGCCGCGACGCTGGGCGTCAAGCTCGGCACCGTCCGCAGCAGGATCCACCGTGGCCGCTCCCACCTGCGCAAGGCACTCAAGCACCGTTCGCCCGAGGCCCGTCGCGCCGAGCAGCGCGCGCTGGCCGGGGTGGCACCCGGCCTGGATGGAGAGGATGGGACCGCGTGA
- a CDS encoding sec-independent translocase — translation MFNDVGPLEIVTLVVLAVIVFGPDKLPKVIQDVTRTIRKIREFSESAKEDIRTELGPEFKDFEFEDLNPKTFVRKQLMDGSDELGLKEIRSSFDLKKEISEITDVVNGRSSTADDDTETAAEIAPGSANGSSTGPDLLKKTGPDLQKKSVTVDTEERPPFDADAT, via the coding sequence GTGTTCAATGACGTAGGCCCCCTCGAGATCGTGACGCTCGTGGTGCTCGCCGTGATTGTTTTCGGCCCGGACAAGCTGCCGAAGGTCATCCAGGACGTCACCCGCACGATCCGGAAGATCCGCGAGTTCTCCGAGAGCGCCAAGGAGGACATCCGCACCGAGCTCGGCCCCGAGTTCAAGGACTTCGAGTTCGAGGACCTGAACCCCAAGACGTTCGTGCGCAAGCAGCTCATGGACGGCAGTGACGAGCTGGGGCTCAAGGAGATCCGCAGCAGCTTCGATCTGAAGAAGGAGATCTCCGAGATCACCGACGTCGTGAACGGCAGGTCGAGCACCGCCGATGACGACACGGAGACCGCGGCCGAGATCGCCCCGGGTAGCGCCAATGGCTCATCGACAGGCCCGGACCTGTTGAAGAAGACCGGCCCTGACCTGCAGAAGAAGAGTGTGACGGTCGACACCGAAGAGCGTCCGCCGTTCGACGCCGACGCCACCTGA
- a CDS encoding anti-sigma factor, translating into MSGSSPTPAEQHLGDRLAALVDGELKHDARERVLAHLATCAKCKTEADAQRRLKSVFAETAPPPPSEGLLARLQGLPAGPGSGEEGRRGPFGGRFADEFFGAARSSDGRPSDDRIDTFGYVPAGPHATTIPDGGPAGGFRIHPVGRSDQERSAWRGRRFAFAAASAVSLAAIALGGTLPFDGTGESPAHTDGPPNNVTPMSVTDPVGIGADPHRRRTGDGARLNHGGRPPVLPTAFGGRHAAAAPDARASRQSLYSLTTPLVTVSSLSAVRPPLAANPPAEPAQPSPTTTPPPVPLAAPDPSGLPTSALH; encoded by the coding sequence GTGAGTGGATCCAGTCCGACCCCGGCCGAACAGCACCTCGGGGACCGGCTCGCCGCGCTGGTCGACGGTGAGCTGAAGCACGACGCCCGCGAGCGGGTCCTCGCGCACCTGGCCACCTGTGCGAAGTGCAAGACCGAGGCCGACGCGCAGCGCCGGCTGAAAAGCGTCTTCGCCGAGACCGCGCCCCCGCCGCCCTCCGAAGGGCTGCTCGCCCGCCTCCAGGGACTGCCCGCCGGGCCCGGCAGCGGCGAAGAGGGCCGGCGCGGACCGTTCGGCGGCCGCTTCGCCGACGAGTTCTTCGGGGCCGCCCGGTCGTCGGACGGGCGCCCGTCCGACGACCGGATCGACACCTTCGGCTATGTGCCCGCGGGACCGCACGCCACCACGATCCCGGACGGTGGCCCGGCCGGCGGATTTCGGATCCACCCCGTGGGCCGGAGCGATCAGGAGCGGTCGGCCTGGCGCGGCCGGCGATTCGCGTTCGCGGCCGCCAGCGCGGTCTCGCTGGCCGCCATCGCGCTGGGCGGCACGCTGCCGTTCGACGGCACGGGCGAATCCCCGGCGCACACCGACGGGCCGCCCAACAACGTGACGCCGATGAGCGTCACGGACCCCGTCGGCATCGGCGCGGATCCGCACCGGCGGCGCACCGGCGACGGCGCCCGGCTGAACCACGGCGGACGGCCCCCGGTCCTGCCCACCGCCTTCGGCGGGCGGCACGCGGCGGCCGCACCCGACGCCCGTGCGAGCAGGCAGTCGCTGTACTCGCTGACGACCCCGCTGGTCACTGTCTCGTCGCTGTCCGCCGTCCGTCCCCCGCTGGCCGCCAACCCGCCTGCCGAGCCCGCACAGCCGAGCCCGACGACCACGCCGCCACCGGTCCCGCTCGCCGCTCCGGACCCCTCGGGCCTGCCGACTTCCGCCCTGCACTGA
- a CDS encoding DivIVA domain-containing protein, with protein sequence MFWFLLIAMVVVVAAVTLAVIGGGDGAVLSEASPELPVDPLPAARPVGRADIEALRLPMVVRGYRMADVDDVLGRLGAELAERDARIAELEAALAGARAAAVNDDGPRP encoded by the coding sequence GTGTTCTGGTTCTTGCTGATCGCGATGGTCGTGGTGGTCGCCGCGGTCACCCTCGCGGTGATCGGCGGCGGTGACGGCGCCGTACTGTCCGAGGCATCCCCCGAACTGCCCGTCGATCCGCTGCCCGCCGCCCGCCCGGTCGGCCGCGCGGACATCGAGGCGCTGCGGCTGCCCATGGTGGTGCGCGGCTACCGGATGGCCGACGTGGACGACGTGCTGGGCAGGCTCGGAGCCGAACTGGCCGAGCGCGACGCGCGGATCGCCGAGCTGGAAGCGGCGCTCGCCGGGGCGCGGGCCGCGGCCGTCAACGACGACGGCCCCCGCCCGTGA
- the folP gene encoding dihydropteroate synthase has product MLRLGRREFGAHEPVIMAIVNRTPDSFYDRGATFRDEPALSRVEQAVSEGAAIIDIGGVKAGPGEEVTAEEEARRTVGFVAEVRRRHPDVVISVDTWRQDVGAAVCEAGADVLNDAWGGFDPELAAVAARFGAGLVCTHAGGAEPRTRPHRVTYDDVMDDILRVTVGLAERAVALGVRPDGIMIDPGHDFGKNTRHSLEATRRLGEMTTTGWPVLVSLSNKDFVGETLDKPVKERLLGTLATTAVSAWLGAQVYRVHEVAETRQVLDMVATIAGHRAPAVARRGLA; this is encoded by the coding sequence ATGCTGCGGTTGGGACGGCGCGAGTTCGGCGCGCACGAGCCGGTGATCATGGCGATCGTGAACCGGACCCCGGACTCGTTCTACGACCGGGGGGCGACCTTCCGCGACGAGCCCGCGCTCTCCCGCGTGGAGCAGGCGGTGTCCGAGGGGGCGGCCATCATCGACATCGGCGGGGTCAAGGCGGGCCCCGGCGAGGAGGTGACGGCCGAGGAGGAGGCGCGGCGCACGGTCGGTTTCGTCGCCGAGGTACGGCGGCGCCACCCCGATGTGGTGATCAGCGTCGACACCTGGCGCCAGGACGTCGGTGCGGCGGTGTGCGAGGCGGGCGCGGATGTACTCAATGACGCGTGGGGCGGGTTCGATCCCGAACTGGCGGCTGTCGCCGCCCGGTTCGGCGCGGGTCTGGTCTGTACGCACGCGGGCGGCGCCGAACCCCGCACCCGGCCGCACCGGGTCACGTACGACGACGTCATGGACGACATCCTGCGGGTCACGGTCGGCCTCGCGGAGCGGGCGGTCGCGCTGGGCGTCAGGCCCGACGGGATCATGATCGACCCCGGCCACGACTTCGGGAAGAACACCCGGCACTCGCTGGAGGCGACCCGCAGGCTGGGCGAGATGACCACGACGGGGTGGCCGGTCCTGGTCTCCCTGTCCAACAAGGACTTCGTGGGCGAGACCCTCGACAAGCCGGTCAAGGAGCGGCTGCTCGGGACGCTGGCCACGACGGCGGTGTCGGCATGGCTGGGGGCGCAGGTGTACCGGGTGCACGAGGTGGCCGAGACCCGGCAGGTGCTGGACATGGTCGCGACGATCGCGGGCCACCGGGCGCCCGCGGTGGCCCGGCGGGGTCTGGCGTGA
- a CDS encoding enoyl-CoA hydratase-related protein, translating to MADTVLYEVTDGLATVTINRPDSMNAMNTEAKAALRDAVQTAAAASDVRAVLLTATGRAFCVGQDLKEHVSSLTADREAGTGRTMSTVREHYNPIVRALTEMPKPVVAGVNGVAAGAGLGFALAADYRVVADTAKFTTSFAGVALTADSGVSWTLPRLIGQSRAADLLLFPRSFGAQEAYDLGIANKLVPEADLASEALAVARALAEGPTVAYAAIKESLAYGAGHPLRDALEKEDELQTRAGASEDHLIAVEAFVGKTKPRYLGR from the coding sequence ATGGCGGACACCGTGCTCTACGAGGTGACCGACGGACTCGCGACGGTCACCATCAACCGTCCCGACTCGATGAACGCGATGAACACCGAGGCGAAGGCCGCCCTGCGCGACGCGGTCCAGACCGCGGCGGCGGCCTCGGACGTACGGGCCGTCCTGCTCACCGCCACCGGGCGTGCCTTCTGCGTCGGGCAGGACCTCAAGGAGCACGTCTCCTCGCTGACGGCGGACCGCGAGGCGGGCACCGGGCGCACCATGTCCACCGTGCGGGAGCACTACAACCCGATCGTGCGGGCCCTCACGGAGATGCCGAAGCCGGTCGTCGCCGGGGTCAACGGCGTCGCCGCGGGAGCCGGCCTCGGGTTCGCGCTCGCCGCCGACTACCGGGTCGTGGCCGACACCGCGAAATTCACCACGTCGTTCGCGGGTGTCGCGCTCACCGCGGACTCGGGCGTCTCCTGGACGCTGCCCCGGCTGATCGGCCAGAGCCGCGCGGCCGATCTGCTGCTGTTCCCGCGCTCGTTCGGTGCGCAGGAGGCGTACGACCTGGGCATCGCCAACAAGCTCGTACCGGAGGCCGATCTCGCGTCGGAGGCGCTGGCCGTGGCCCGGGCACTGGCCGAGGGCCCGACGGTCGCGTACGCGGCGATCAAGGAGTCCCTCGCCTACGGGGCGGGCCATCCGCTCCGCGACGCGCTGGAGAAGGAGGACGAACTCCAGACGCGCGCCGGCGCGTCGGAGGACCACCTCATCGCGGTGGAGGCCTTCGTCGGCAAGACGAAGCCGCGGTACCTGGGGCGCTGA